One window from the genome of Commensalibacter oyaizuii encodes:
- the fabI gene encoding enoyl-ACP reductase FabI yields MSKEGAVLPVEGSLMRGKRGLIMGMANNHSIAWGIARACALQGAELAFAYQGEALEKRVKPLAESLGSDYLIPCDVGSDEDITKAFQNIADKWGTLDFVVHAIGWADKQYLRGRYVDTPREAFLTAMDISCFSFTAVAKEAAKLMPEGGSLLTLTYLGAERVMPHYNVMGIAKSALETSVKYMAADLGVDNIRVNGISAGPIKTLAASGIGDFRYILKWNQLNSPLQRNVSIDEVGGAGVYLLSDLSRGVTGEVHHVDCGYHIVGMKNPTAPDIALASEE; encoded by the coding sequence ATGTCAAAAGAGGGTGCTGTACTTCCAGTCGAAGGGTCATTAATGCGAGGTAAACGTGGACTGATTATGGGTATGGCCAATAATCATTCTATTGCTTGGGGAATTGCTCGTGCTTGTGCATTACAAGGGGCAGAGCTTGCTTTTGCTTATCAAGGGGAAGCTTTAGAAAAAAGGGTAAAACCCTTAGCTGAAAGCTTGGGATCTGATTATCTTATTCCATGTGATGTTGGTAGCGATGAAGATATTACCAAAGCATTTCAAAATATTGCTGATAAATGGGGCACACTGGATTTTGTTGTGCATGCAATTGGTTGGGCTGATAAGCAATATTTACGTGGTCGTTACGTTGATACACCTAGAGAAGCGTTTTTAACGGCTATGGATATTTCTTGCTTTTCTTTCACAGCTGTTGCTAAGGAAGCTGCAAAACTGATGCCAGAAGGTGGATCTTTGTTAACACTAACATATTTGGGTGCAGAACGTGTAATGCCACATTATAATGTGATGGGTATTGCAAAATCTGCATTGGAAACCTCTGTTAAATATATGGCGGCAGATTTGGGCGTGGATAATATCCGTGTCAATGGAATCTCTGCTGGTCCTATTAAGACATTGGCTGCCAGTGGTATTGGTGATTTCCGCTATATTTTAAAATGGAATCAATTAAATTCACCTTTGCAGCGTAATGTCTCAATTGACGAAGTTGGGGGCGCAGGAGTTTATCTTCTTTCTGATCTGTCCCGTGGGGTAACTGGTGAAGTCCATCACGTTGATTGTGGATACCATATTGTTGGAATGAAAAATCCAACAGCTCCAGATATAGCATTAGCTTCAGAAGAATAA
- the aroC gene encoding chorismate synthase → MSYNSFGTLFRVTTWGESHGPSIGCVVDGCPPQIPLSEALIQPWLDLRRPGKSAFTTTRNEPDQVKILSGVFEGKTTGTPISLLIENTNQRSKDYSNIAQSYRPGHADIAYDLKYGTRDYRGGGRSSARETAMRVAAGAIARLILGDKVKIRGALVQIGDQTIDRRNWSWDEVTNNEFFCPDAKMVPKWQDYLASIRKAGSSIGAVIELVAEGVPAGLGAPIYGKLDADIAQAMMSINAVKGVEIGDGFSAATLRGEENADPIYLADGKLSFSSNHAGGILGGISTGQPITVRFAVKPTSSILIPQPSIDSEGNATEVITKGRHDPCVGIRAVPVGEAMLACVLADHWLRHRGQVGQFRSTILDK, encoded by the coding sequence ATGTCGTATAATAGTTTTGGCACATTATTTCGGGTTACGACATGGGGGGAAAGTCACGGGCCTTCTATTGGATGTGTTGTTGATGGATGCCCCCCTCAAATTCCTTTGTCTGAGGCATTAATTCAACCTTGGTTGGATTTGCGCAGACCTGGAAAATCTGCTTTTACTACAACACGTAACGAACCTGATCAGGTAAAAATCTTATCAGGGGTTTTCGAGGGAAAAACAACAGGCACCCCGATTTCTTTGCTTATTGAAAATACGAATCAACGTTCCAAGGATTACTCTAATATTGCTCAATCTTACCGTCCAGGACATGCCGATATTGCCTACGACTTGAAGTATGGTACTCGTGATTATCGTGGGGGTGGACGATCTTCGGCTCGTGAAACAGCAATGCGGGTTGCTGCGGGGGCAATCGCACGATTAATCTTGGGGGATAAGGTTAAAATCCGTGGAGCCTTGGTACAAATTGGCGATCAGACTATTGACCGCCGTAACTGGTCTTGGGACGAGGTTACTAATAATGAATTTTTCTGTCCAGATGCAAAAATGGTGCCAAAATGGCAGGATTATCTGGCTTCTATTCGTAAAGCGGGGTCGTCTATTGGGGCAGTGATTGAATTGGTTGCTGAAGGGGTACCGGCGGGCTTAGGTGCGCCTATTTATGGAAAATTAGACGCTGATATTGCCCAAGCAATGATGAGTATCAATGCAGTTAAAGGGGTTGAAATTGGTGATGGATTTTCTGCTGCCACCTTACGTGGAGAGGAAAATGCTGATCCTATATATTTGGCTGATGGAAAGCTTTCTTTTTCTTCTAACCATGCTGGGGGTATTTTGGGGGGTATTTCCACAGGACAACCAATTACTGTACGTTTTGCAGTTAAACCAACGAGTTCTATTTTAATTCCGCAGCCTTCAATTGACTCGGAAGGAAATGCAACTGAAGTTATTACCAAGGGACGTCATGATCCGTGCGTTGGCATTCGGGCAGTACCAGTTGGCGAAGCCATGCTAGCGTGTGTATTAGCAGACCACTGGTTACGTCATCGCGGACAAGTCGGGCAATTTCGTTCTACCATTTTAGACAAGTAA
- a CDS encoding DnaJ C-terminal domain-containing protein, with product MSKDPYKILGVSKTASQDEIRKAYRNLAKKHHPDLNPGDKNAEEQFKLIGIANELLSDPEKRARYDRGEIDINGQEQGFARGGGYRHYADGNQGFRYSHAGNGAQFSEEDLQDIFGMFGGAGRGPFQQGGGFRAQRGQDRRYNLDIDFLEAVNGTKSRVTLPNGGMLDVSIPAGIEDGKVLRLRGKGEPGFQNGPAGDALITIHIRPHPHFKREGRNIRLNWPVDLKTAVLGGKITVPTPKGDVALNIPAHSDTGNVLRLRGRGLPAKGQDEAGDLYVTLQVTIGKVDKALEDFFKNLPANSDK from the coding sequence GTGAGTAAAGACCCTTACAAAATATTAGGTGTTTCTAAAACCGCCAGTCAGGATGAAATTCGCAAAGCATATCGTAATTTAGCAAAAAAGCATCATCCTGATTTAAATCCTGGCGATAAAAATGCTGAAGAACAGTTTAAATTGATTGGGATTGCAAACGAACTTTTATCTGATCCAGAAAAGCGAGCACGCTATGACCGTGGCGAAATCGATATTAATGGTCAAGAACAAGGTTTCGCTAGAGGGGGTGGTTATCGTCATTATGCTGATGGTAATCAAGGGTTTCGTTATAGTCATGCAGGGAATGGTGCCCAGTTTTCCGAAGAAGATTTACAAGATATCTTTGGAATGTTTGGCGGTGCAGGTAGGGGACCTTTTCAGCAAGGGGGCGGTTTTCGCGCACAGCGGGGGCAGGATCGCAGGTATAACTTAGATATTGACTTTCTAGAAGCGGTCAATGGAACCAAATCTAGGGTAACGTTACCTAATGGTGGAATGTTGGATGTTTCCATTCCAGCGGGTATTGAAGATGGTAAAGTCTTACGCTTACGTGGTAAAGGTGAACCAGGTTTTCAAAACGGGCCTGCAGGTGACGCTTTAATTACCATTCATATTCGTCCCCATCCTCATTTTAAACGTGAAGGCAGAAATATTCGTTTGAATTGGCCTGTAGATTTAAAAACGGCAGTTTTAGGGGGAAAAATCACCGTCCCAACCCCCAAAGGCGATGTTGCTTTGAATATTCCAGCTCATTCAGACACAGGTAATGTCTTGCGTTTGCGTGGAAGAGGGTTACCAGCCAAAGGACAAGATGAAGCTGGAGATTTGTATGTTACCTTACAAGTAACCATCGGTAAGGTTGACAAAGCTTTGGAAGATTTTTTTAAGAACTTACCAGCTAATTCTGACAAATAG
- the folE gene encoding GTP cyclohydrolase I FolE, whose protein sequence is MNIENPTSPPTREEAEEAIRTLIRWAGDNPDREGLIDTPKRVVKSFDEFFAGYKEDPVEILSRTFEEVGGYKEIVLLKDIRFESHCEHHMVPIIGKVHIAYLPRLHVVGISKLARIVEVFAKRLQIQERMTSEIANTIQEALEPQGVAVIIEATHECMTTRGVHNTGVSMVTSKMLGVFRDNPEQRAELLTMLNRPANGL, encoded by the coding sequence ATGAATATTGAAAACCCTACTTCACCCCCCACACGCGAAGAAGCAGAAGAAGCCATTCGCACTTTAATTCGTTGGGCAGGGGATAACCCTGATCGCGAAGGATTAATAGACACTCCAAAACGCGTTGTTAAATCCTTTGACGAATTTTTTGCAGGATATAAAGAAGACCCTGTTGAAATACTCTCCCGTACTTTTGAAGAAGTTGGCGGGTATAAAGAAATAGTTCTATTAAAAGATATCCGCTTTGAAAGCCACTGCGAGCATCATATGGTTCCTATTATTGGAAAAGTTCATATTGCTTATCTACCGCGCCTTCACGTCGTTGGAATATCAAAATTGGCGCGTATTGTCGAAGTTTTTGCCAAACGTTTACAAATCCAAGAGCGCATGACTTCAGAAATAGCCAATACAATTCAGGAAGCTTTAGAGCCCCAAGGTGTCGCCGTCATCATAGAAGCGACGCACGAATGTATGACAACTCGTGGTGTCCATAATACGGGCGTTTCTATGGTTACTTCTAAAATGCTGGGGGTCTTTAGAGACAATCCAGAACAAAGAGCTGAATTGTTAACCATGTTAAATCGTCCAGCCAACGGACTATGA
- a CDS encoding ApaG domain-containing protein, with amino-acid sequence MNNEYTPLLFSPISHASTEQYQKLHGTKQFFEVTTHDVRIAIYPFWLSDFSYPQRSLYSWGYHVRVENHRRETIHILKKDWFVIKSNGSKEPLDNALRIKHRPFIKSGEACDFTTSLTLDTPSNIIKGSYTFTNDKKAELLIPIPTFNLDNPNDFSPIH; translated from the coding sequence ATGAATAATGAATATACTCCTCTACTCTTTTCACCCATTTCCCATGCTTCAACAGAACAATATCAAAAACTGCATGGAACAAAACAATTTTTTGAAGTCACAACACACGATGTTCGCATTGCTATTTATCCATTTTGGCTAAGTGATTTTTCTTATCCTCAACGTTCTTTATATAGCTGGGGATATCATGTTCGTGTCGAAAATCACCGAAGAGAAACTATACATATCTTAAAAAAAGATTGGTTTGTTATCAAAAGTAATGGATCTAAAGAACCACTGGATAATGCGCTGCGTATTAAGCACCGCCCATTCATCAAATCTGGAGAGGCATGTGATTTTACAACCAGTCTGACACTAGATACCCCATCTAACATCATTAAAGGATCTTATACTTTTACCAACGATAAAAAAGCTGAGCTTTTAATACCCATCCCAACGTTTAATTTAGATAATCCTAACGACTTCTCCCCTATTCACTAA
- the metZ gene encoding O-succinylhomoserine sulfhydrylase: MTKKQHYRPATQLIHGEVERTLFAETSEALFLTSGFVYENAEQAERTFKGEETHYQYSRFNNPTTKALENRLAALEQAEACVTTSTGMSAIFASLLPLLKSGDRVVASLALFGSSYWIVQNLLPQMGIEGIFIDGTDLQQWQEALSKPTKAVLIETPSNPMLDILDIQAIADLTHKAGGTLIVDNVFATPLYQKPLQFGADLVTYSCTKHIDGQGRVLGGAILGSKKLLDDHIVPFTRNTGLSLSPFNAWVFLKGLETLPVRIEKMTNNALHCAKFLEKSSYIKRVLYPGLKSHPQYTLGQKQMSAPSTMIAFEVKGGKKAAFTFMNALKLILISNNLGDSRCMMTHPATTTHMKVSQEDRLRLGITDGSIRFSVGLEDPQDLIEDLQCGLDAIAALT; this comes from the coding sequence ATGACAAAAAAACAGCATTATCGTCCTGCAACTCAACTTATTCACGGGGAAGTTGAACGTACCTTATTTGCAGAAACCAGCGAAGCACTTTTTTTAACCTCTGGTTTCGTATATGAAAACGCAGAGCAAGCCGAACGAACCTTTAAAGGGGAGGAAACGCACTATCAATATAGTCGTTTCAACAATCCCACAACAAAGGCATTAGAAAACCGTCTTGCTGCACTTGAACAAGCAGAAGCATGCGTTACAACGTCAACAGGAATGAGCGCGATTTTTGCAAGCCTTCTACCTTTATTAAAATCTGGCGACCGTGTCGTTGCATCTCTTGCCCTCTTTGGTTCGAGCTACTGGATTGTACAAAATCTTTTACCACAAATGGGAATTGAGGGGATATTCATTGATGGTACTGACTTACAACAATGGCAAGAGGCCCTTAGCAAACCTACCAAAGCTGTTCTTATCGAGACACCTTCAAATCCAATGTTGGATATTTTAGATATTCAAGCCATCGCCGACCTCACCCACAAAGCAGGGGGGACATTGATTGTCGATAACGTATTTGCAACACCCCTTTATCAAAAACCATTACAATTTGGGGCCGACCTAGTCACTTATTCTTGTACAAAACATATTGATGGTCAGGGTAGAGTGCTGGGTGGTGCGATATTGGGCAGCAAAAAGCTCTTAGATGATCATATTGTCCCTTTCACTCGTAACACAGGGTTAAGTCTATCTCCTTTTAATGCATGGGTGTTTTTAAAGGGATTGGAAACTCTACCTGTACGTATCGAAAAAATGACAAATAACGCCTTGCATTGTGCAAAATTTCTAGAAAAATCCTCCTATATAAAGCGCGTTTTATATCCTGGGTTAAAATCGCACCCACAATATACTCTTGGGCAAAAGCAGATGTCTGCACCAAGCACGATGATTGCTTTTGAAGTAAAAGGCGGCAAAAAAGCAGCCTTCACATTTATGAATGCTTTAAAATTAATCTTAATCTCTAATAATTTAGGGGATAGTCGTTGTATGATGACACACCCTGCGACAACAACTCATATGAAAGTCAGCCAAGAGGATCGTTTACGCCTTGGCATAACAGATGGTTCTATTCGTTTTTCTGTTGGTTTAGAGGATCCACAGGATTTGATTGAAGATTTACAATGTGGACTAGACGCAATTGCTGCGTTGACATAA
- a CDS encoding phage neck terminator protein, producing the protein MYNLIGKFLQKAIPIRVKNDRISTSKHLYIALQVINENQLSTTETRYTDKHKILWARSEVTMEMKFVGSGNIAALEIAKAFTVRFNDAWASEQFEQYSDILFPLYCDDVKVEKFSINSEDQYDDACSVTAYFEYHPEFGICEESSKEVIMSVLVADTNTNIEKKY; encoded by the coding sequence ATGTATAATTTAATAGGGAAGTTCTTACAAAAAGCGATCCCTATTAGAGTAAAAAACGACCGAATTTCAACTTCTAAGCATCTTTATATCGCTTTGCAGGTTATAAATGAAAATCAACTTTCAACGACTGAGACCCGTTATACGGACAAACATAAAATTTTATGGGCGCGATCAGAAGTGACAATGGAGATGAAGTTTGTAGGTTCGGGCAATATTGCAGCTTTAGAGATCGCCAAAGCTTTTACCGTAAGGTTTAATGATGCTTGGGCAAGTGAACAATTTGAACAATATAGTGATATTTTATTTCCTCTTTATTGTGATGATGTAAAAGTTGAAAAGTTCTCAATCAACTCTGAAGATCAATATGATGATGCATGTTCTGTGACAGCATATTTTGAGTACCACCCAGAGTTTGGCATCTGTGAAGAAAGTTCTAAAGAGGTGATTATGAGTGTTCTTGTAGCGGATACAAATACAAATATAGAAAAAAAGTATTAA
- a CDS encoding tetratricopeptide repeat protein — protein MLLKATRTHDENLTHQAKDKFSNWLQNNKDHSNKKLVAKVLRSRADAYMMLGEKSKAISDYQESIQYDPVASLQLLICHFKQEQGNSSNLQPCYVKAVDLFYKQKISTKNSSFLLARILSGDKIAITEYRNLLKTLTKKQKTSYEMEAQVYLDDVTYEEILK, from the coding sequence TTGCTTTTAAAAGCAACCCGAACTCATGATGAAAATTTAACACATCAGGCAAAAGATAAGTTTTCAAATTGGCTACAAAACAATAAAGATCATTCGAACAAGAAACTTGTTGCTAAGGTTTTACGTTCTAGAGCAGATGCTTACATGATGTTGGGTGAAAAAAGTAAAGCAATTAGTGATTATCAAGAATCTATTCAATATGATCCTGTTGCATCGCTTCAATTATTAATTTGTCATTTTAAACAAGAACAGGGTAACTCTTCCAATTTGCAGCCTTGCTATGTCAAAGCTGTTGACCTGTTTTATAAACAAAAAATATCTACTAAAAATTCTAGTTTTTTACTTGCCAGAATTTTAAGTGGAGACAAAATAGCGATTACAGAGTATAGAAATCTTCTTAAAACTCTAACAAAGAAGCAAAAAACTTCCTATGAAATGGAAGCTCAAGTATATTTAGATGATGTGACTTATGAAGAGATTTTAAAGTAG
- a CDS encoding hemagglutinin repeat-containing protein: MMWFLMQGDVNLNAGYKTENTKSSSSSNRIRVGASASVGIAGGSVGLTVAGSMSWGNSKSSSKTTIDTVVNGKNSVTINNKGGSLNLNSAQITNKNSDRTVGDGSITIITTPQNTAKYDSDRYQVEVSGSLPLVSAGFGNST, from the coding sequence ATGATGTGGTTTTTAATGCAGGGGGATGTTAACCTGAATGCAGGATATAAAACTGAAAATACCAAAAGCTCATCTTCGAGTAATAGGATCAGAGTGGGTGCCAGTGCATCTGTAGGAATTGCGGGGGGCAGCGTTGGCTTAACAGTTGCAGGATCTATGAGTTGGGGGAATTCCAAATCCTCCAGCAAGACTACGATTGATACGGTTGTTAATGGTAAGAATTCTGTTACGATAAACAATAAAGGTGGCAGTTTGAACTTGAACAGTGCGCAAATTACGAACAAGAATTCTGATAGAACGGTTGGTGATGGCTCTATCACGATTATTACTACACCACAAAACACGGCTAAATATGATAGTGATCGTTACCAGGTTGAGGTATCTGGTTCTTTACCTTTGGTTTCTGCAGGTTTTGGGAATAGTACATGA
- a CDS encoding response regulator — translation MTDTKVKILLIDDHALFRSGLKFLLEIEKDFEIVGEAQDGLQGVKLASALHPDIILLDLDMPVMAGKETLQQLLNIDPTLNVLILTVSEDDDNLLECMKLGAKGYLLKNIDTDFLLNSIRKILEGDYILSPEMTTKLIGQFKSSKQHDDKPYQLYETLTSREKEILAWLTKGISNKEIARFFNLSESTIKLHVQNILRKLNIRSRIQAAIFALEHGFNKL, via the coding sequence ATGACGGACACTAAAGTTAAAATTTTATTAATCGATGATCATGCTCTTTTTCGCTCAGGATTAAAATTCTTGTTAGAAATTGAAAAAGATTTTGAAATTGTTGGTGAAGCCCAAGATGGTTTGCAAGGCGTTAAATTAGCCAGTGCGCTTCACCCAGATATTATATTACTTGATTTAGATATGCCTGTTATGGCAGGAAAAGAAACATTACAACAATTATTAAATATAGATCCTACCTTAAATGTTTTAATTTTAACGGTTTCCGAAGATGATGATAATTTGTTGGAATGTATGAAACTTGGTGCTAAAGGTTATTTACTTAAAAATATTGACACTGATTTTTTGTTAAATAGTATTCGAAAAATATTAGAAGGGGATTATATTTTGTCTCCAGAAATGACAACAAAACTCATTGGACAATTTAAATCGTCAAAACAACATGATGATAAACCATATCAATTATACGAAACATTAACATCGCGAGAAAAAGAAATCTTAGCATGGTTAACGAAGGGTATAAGTAATAAAGAGATTGCTCGTTTCTTCAATTTATCTGAAAGTACAATTAAATTACATGTTCAAAATATCCTGCGTAAATTAAATATACGCAGTCGCATTCAGGCTGCTATTTTCGCATTAGAACATGGATTTAATAAATTATAG
- a CDS encoding histidine kinase codes for MNKKTRQNSLSIKLLISIIVWVIGAIFFTGYALALLWQLENAGKDINYAGSLRMKIYHMAVLITQPNHQDALQSEQTKFYSILSNLSKSDRSNFLFPNNAQIDNQIDILEQSYKENILPILNQSTTYTLSSNELHTIDQFISHIDRIVKLIENQNTQNIIWLRFIQTILILMVIFTAFSTIYLLYRFVISPLTRLQNAIQEVSIGNLSERISITNEDEFGIVSAGFNRMADNLQDLYNNLEQKVSQKTIALEEKNHELAILYDMTTFLHECHMQDTILENFLDKIIPLGYADGGFIGVLNKAKTSLNFLYSQGLPKESEVIKNCYFSAHCFFDVTVLPENPNPIYIQTKNKNKFNLSIPNCIQTAFDYFVIFPIWHNNNEIGMVVLYFKNPRTFSEKEKQTHYLIKTLTKQLAIAIENQHLTSKEQELAILEERNMIAQGLHDSIAQSLSFLNLQAQMLKKAIDQKDYNRIEKNICFIQQGIQESYDDVRELLLNFRTKINHTENFQEVVQKVLNRFKAQTNIPIEVSNLNQQFSLTQQQQLQVIFILQEALSNIRKHSHCSQSKLSFTNNKNFTMRIEDNGVGFDIEAIKEKKLNHVGLSIMKERTKKAFGTINITSVLQHGTTIELIISQ; via the coding sequence ATGAATAAAAAAACTAGACAAAATAGTCTTTCGATTAAACTACTTATTTCTATTATCGTATGGGTAATTGGAGCTATTTTCTTTACAGGATATGCCCTTGCCTTACTTTGGCAGTTAGAGAATGCAGGGAAGGATATCAATTATGCTGGCAGTCTTCGTATGAAAATATATCATATGGCTGTTTTAATAACTCAACCTAATCATCAAGATGCTTTACAATCTGAACAAACCAAATTTTACTCTATTCTTAGCAATCTATCAAAATCTGATAGAAGCAACTTTCTTTTTCCAAATAACGCACAAATTGATAATCAAATAGATATTCTTGAGCAATCTTATAAAGAGAATATATTACCTATCCTTAATCAATCAACGACATACACTTTGTCTTCAAATGAACTACACACTATAGATCAGTTTATAAGTCATATTGATCGTATTGTAAAATTAATTGAAAATCAAAATACACAAAATATTATTTGGTTAAGATTTATACAAACCATTTTAATACTTATGGTTATTTTTACAGCTTTTTCTACTATTTATCTTTTATATCGGTTTGTAATTAGTCCATTAACACGTCTGCAAAATGCAATTCAAGAAGTAAGTATAGGAAATCTATCAGAACGTATTTCCATTACAAATGAAGACGAGTTTGGTATCGTCTCGGCTGGTTTTAATAGAATGGCGGATAATTTACAAGATTTATATAATAATCTTGAACAAAAAGTATCTCAAAAAACAATAGCTTTAGAAGAAAAAAATCACGAGCTTGCCATTTTATACGACATGACTACTTTTCTACATGAATGTCATATGCAAGATACTATTTTAGAAAATTTTTTAGATAAAATTATTCCTCTAGGATACGCAGATGGTGGATTTATAGGTGTTTTAAATAAAGCAAAAACAAGTCTTAATTTTTTATATAGTCAAGGCTTGCCCAAAGAATCAGAAGTTATTAAAAATTGCTATTTTTCAGCGCATTGTTTTTTCGATGTAACAGTTTTACCTGAAAATCCCAATCCTATTTACATTCAAACAAAAAATAAAAATAAATTTAATCTTTCTATTCCAAATTGTATTCAAACTGCTTTCGATTATTTTGTTATTTTTCCTATTTGGCATAATAATAATGAAATAGGAATGGTTGTCTTATATTTCAAAAATCCTAGAACTTTTTCAGAAAAAGAAAAACAGACACATTATTTAATAAAAACCCTTACTAAACAATTAGCGATTGCGATTGAAAATCAGCATCTAACATCAAAAGAGCAAGAGCTTGCTATTCTCGAAGAGAGAAATATGATTGCGCAGGGATTACATGATAGCATTGCGCAATCGCTTTCTTTTTTAAATTTACAAGCTCAAATGCTGAAAAAAGCAATTGATCAAAAGGATTATAATAGAATAGAGAAAAATATATGTTTTATACAACAAGGAATACAAGAATCTTATGATGATGTGAGAGAGCTACTTCTAAATTTTAGAACAAAAATCAATCATACTGAAAATTTTCAAGAGGTTGTTCAAAAAGTTTTAAACCGTTTTAAAGCACAAACTAATATCCCCATTGAAGTAAGCAATTTAAATCAGCAATTTTCTTTGACACAACAGCAGCAATTGCAAGTGATTTTTATTTTACAAGAAGCATTGTCAAATATACGTAAACATTCTCATTGCAGCCAATCTAAGCTTTCGTTTACGAATAATAAAAATTTTACTATGCGTATTGAAGACAATGGCGTTGGTTTTGATATAGAGGCTATAAAAGAAAAAAAATTAAATCATGTTGGATTATCAATTATGAAAGAAAGAACTAAAAAAGCTTTTGGAACAATTAATATAACATCTGTTTTACAGCACGGAACAACAATTGAACTTATTATTTCACAATAA
- a CDS encoding NarK family nitrate/nitrite MFS transporter, with amino-acid sequence MSRLLTKWEPENKDFWQEQGKKIATRNLWISVPALLFAFVVWSLWSVVVIYLPKLGFKYDANQLMLLTALPALSGATLRIFYAFMVPIVGGRKWTFISTATLLIPLVWFGFSVQNPETSFTTMAIIALLCGFGGGNFSSSMANIGYFFPKTEKGYATGVNAGLGNLGVSVLQFAAPLVIGISIFGGDAKTIVQHGQETTIWLQNIGFVWVPIILLILLFIWFGMNDLASAKASFSDQSVIFGRKDNWILCWLYLGMFGSFIGYSAVFPMLIKHEFVDIDPLKYAFLGPLLGSIFRVVGGMISDKIRPTLVTQTAFIGVVIFTLAVLYFLPDHGQGGNFLGFFISFMLVFVFVGLGNGSVFAQTPIIFSIFHRRLAAASGENATEAAKNSIKETGAVLGFMGAIGAYGGFIIPKLCGTAVAYTGSFKLAFYCFIVFYGSCLVVNWWFYLRKNAKSAC; translated from the coding sequence ATGTCCAGGTTATTAACAAAATGGGAGCCGGAAAATAAAGACTTTTGGCAAGAACAAGGAAAAAAAATAGCCACACGAAATTTATGGATTTCAGTGCCTGCACTTTTATTTGCTTTTGTTGTATGGTCGCTGTGGAGTGTGGTTGTAATTTATTTACCCAAACTTGGGTTTAAATATGATGCCAATCAGTTAATGTTATTAACAGCCTTACCAGCATTATCAGGTGCAACATTACGAATTTTCTATGCGTTTATGGTTCCCATTGTTGGTGGCAGAAAATGGACATTTATTTCAACTGCAACTTTATTAATTCCTTTAGTTTGGTTTGGCTTTAGCGTTCAAAACCCAGAAACAAGTTTTACAACAATGGCAATTATTGCTTTGTTGTGTGGTTTTGGTGGAGGAAACTTTAGTTCGTCTATGGCGAATATTGGTTACTTTTTTCCTAAGACCGAAAAAGGATATGCAACAGGCGTTAATGCTGGGTTGGGTAATCTAGGCGTTTCTGTTTTACAATTTGCGGCTCCATTAGTAATTGGTATTAGTATTTTTGGTGGTGATGCTAAAACGATTGTACAACACGGGCAAGAGACCACCATTTGGTTGCAAAACATTGGTTTCGTTTGGGTTCCAATTATTCTATTAATTTTATTATTTATTTGGTTTGGGATGAACGATCTTGCGTCTGCCAAAGCATCTTTTTCAGACCAGTCCGTTATTTTTGGACGTAAAGATAATTGGATTTTATGTTGGCTATATTTGGGAATGTTTGGATCGTTTATTGGATACTCTGCTGTATTCCCTATGTTAATTAAACATGAGTTTGTCGATATTGATCCACTAAAATATGCATTTTTAGGACCATTACTAGGGTCTATCTTTAGAGTAGTTGGTGGTATGATTTCTGATAAAATTAGACCGACACTTGTGACCCAAACTGCTTTTATTGGTGTTGTTATCTTTACGTTGGCTGTTTTATATTTTTTACCTGATCATGGGCAAGGCGGTAACTTTCTAGGCTTTTTTATTAGCTTTATGTTGGTTTTTGTTTTCGTTGGATTAGGTAATGGATCTGTTTTTGCTCAAACTCCAATTATTTTTTCTATTTTCCATCGTAGATTAGCTGCCGCATCTGGTGAAAATGCTACAGAAGCTGCCAAGAATTCCATCAAAGAAACAGGAGCAGTTCTTGGTTTTATGGGTGCAATTGGTGCTTATGGCGGATTTATCATTCCAAAACTTTGTGGAACAGCAGTTGCTTATACTGGATCTTTCAAGTTGGCTTTTTATTGTTTCATTGTGTTTTATGGCTCATGTTTGGTTGTAAATTGGTGGTTTTATCTTCGCAAAAACGCAAAGAGTGCGTGTTAA